The following are encoded together in the Panthera leo isolate Ple1 chromosome B4, P.leo_Ple1_pat1.1, whole genome shotgun sequence genome:
- the LOC122225406 gene encoding olfactory receptor 6C2-like produces the protein MRNHTAITTFILLGLTEDPQLQVLLFIFLFLTYVLSMTGNLTIIILTFMDFHLKTPMYVFLRNFSILEILFTTVCIPRFLYSLSTGDKTITYNACVSQVFLIGVLGATEFFLLAAMSYDRYVAICKPLHYMTIMNNKFCTIFVFCCWISGLMIIVTPLSMGLQLEFCDSNAIDHFGCDPFPLFKISCSDTWLIEQTVIICAVLIFIITLIGVILSYIYIIRTILRFPSASQRKKAFSTCSSHMIVISITYGSCIFIYIKPSAKEQVGINKGVSVLTTSVAPLLNPFIYTLRNKQVKQAFNDTIKKIAFTLQVRAH, from the coding sequence ATGAGAAATCACACAGCAATAACAACATTCATCTTGTTGGGACTTACAGAGGACCCACAGCTGCAAGTTCtcctttttatcttcttatttctCACCTATGTGCTGAGCATGACTGGAAATCTGACCATTATCATTCTTACATTCATGGATTTTCATCTTAAAACACCTATGTATGTTTTTCTTCgaaatttctccattttagaaATCTTATTCACAACAGTATGTATTCCCAGATTCTTGTACAGCTTATCAACTGGAGATAAAACGATTACCTATAATGCTTGTGTTAGCCAAGTATTTCTTATTGGGGTTTTGGGGGCCACAGAATTTTTTCTCCTGGCAGCCATGtcctatgaccgctatgtggccatctgcaaaccccTTCATTACATGACCATCATGAACAACAAATTCTGTACCATCTTTGTCTTCTGTTGCTGGATCTCTGGGTTGATGATCATCGTCACACCACTCAGTATGGGCCTCCAGCTGGAATTCTGTGACTCCAATGCCATTGACCATTTTGGCTGTGacccatttcctctttttaagaTTTCATGCTCAGATACGTGGCTTATAGAACAGACAGTTATAATCTGTGCAGTATTGATATTCATTATTACACTGATTGGTGTCATTCTTTCCTACATATATATCATCAGGACAATTCTAAGATTCCCTTCTgcttcccaaaggaaaaaagcTTTCTCCACTTGTTCATCTCACATGATTGTTATTTCCATCACATACGGCAGCTGTATTTTCATCTATATCAAGCCTTCAGCCAAAGAACAGGTGGGCATCAATAAAGGGGTATCCGTGCTTACTACATCTGTTGCTCCTTTGTTGAACCCTTTCATTTATACTTTGAGGAACAAGCAAGTGAAACAAGCTTTCAatgacacaattaaaaaaattgcatttacCTTACAAGTAAGAGCAcattga